In Leptospira perdikensis, the genomic window CGATACAAGTACTCACGGCATTAAAAACACCTAGTCCAATCAAAAACAAAAATAGGATTTTTCTCATATCCTTTCCTTTCCATAAAAAACGAAGTCCTTCTAAAAAAGGGAGTTCTTTGTCTTCGCCGTGAGTACTTGGAGAAGTAGGTGGTCTTTCTTTGATGAGTAAAAGAAAGAGAATGGCAGAGATCACAGACCCAACTCCGTACATCATCATGACTTGTGGGATGGTGTTTCCTGACTGGAGTAAAATTGGTGTGAGGATCATCACAAGAATGATTCCTAAAAATTGTGCCAGGGTGCCAAGAGCTACGGCAGTTGCCCTTTCTTGGATGGGAAACCATAAAACACTAATTTTTGTGACAGCATTGAGTAAAAAAGGTTGGGCTATAGCCAAACCAATTTGGCAGACAAGGACAATTGTATAATCTGCAGCATAGATACCTTTAAGCGATCCACAAACGCCTGTTAATATGGCTCCAAATCCCACACCTTTTTTGATTCCATAAGTATCAATTACATAAGAGGCAGGAATGGCGATGAAAACAAAAACGCCAAGAAACACAAGGGAGAGTAAATCAATTTGGATGGGGTTTACATGATAAAACTCTTTGGCATCCCGGGCTATTGGTGCATAAGTCAACCATTGCAAACATATCGTTGCAGTGATGACAATATAGGCGAACAACACGACCCAGCGGTAAGCATACAGTTTTGGTGGGTTTTGGCTCATTTTCGTCCCCTTGATTTAGATCTTTGGATTGGCGGCCTTTCGAATCACTGGTTCGGAATAAATTCCCCGTAGGGACGATGCCGAAGGAAAATGATTTGCCATCCGAGCTGATGATTCTAAATCTTTGTGAGTGATCACTCACTTTTTTCGCGGTTAGGAAGAAAAACGAAAACCCTGGCTCGCGGCGGATCCGTTGAGTGGGGCAAACCAGCGCGAGTGGATCAACGGAGTTTTCATGGAATCTGGATACATACTGACTTATGATATTGGCACAACCGGGGTCAAAACTTGTCTCTTCCGGATGTCACAGGCTTTGGAGCTTGTGACATCGGCCAGTTTGGAATATTCGATCCAACTTTTCGAAAACGGCGGTGCTGAACAAAATCCAGAAGACTGGTGGTCTTCTATGAAAGAAACCACTGCTCAAATTTTAACCCAATCCAAAATCCAACCAGACTCCATCCAAGGCATTTCCTTTTGTTCCCAAATGCAAGGTCTTGTGCTTGTGGATTCGAAGTTTCAAGTGGTTCGCCCTGCGATGAGTTATATGGACCAAAGGGCAACTCGTGAGATGAAGGAAGGTATTGTTCATGGATTTAAAATCGAAGGGATCAATGCCATAAAACTGTTGTTATCTCTTTGGATCACAGGGGCTGTGGCTGCGAGTGTGAAAGATCCTATTTGGAAATACAAATGGGTCGAAAAAAATGAACCAGAAGTTTTCTCTAAAGTGAAGTGGTGGTTCGATGTAAAAGAATTTCTCATCGCTCGTTGTACTAATGAAGCAGTGATGACTAGAGATTCTGCTTTTGCAACTTTTCTATATAACTCAAGGGTGGGAAAAGGAAATTGGAGTCCTTTGCTTTGTAAATTATTTGGAGTTCGTCTGGATCATTTACCAAAGATTGTGAATTCTTCGGATCGTGTGGGAGGGCTCACAAAAGAAGCGGCAGAATATCTCGGTTTAAAAGAAAACATATCAGTGTTTGGTGGTGGTGGTGACGCTTCGCTCATTGGTGTAGGGGCAGGAGCTGTAACAGAAGGGGACACTCATATTTATGCAGGAACCTCTGGATGGATTTCTACTGTCACAAAAAAAAGAACTGTTGATATAGGTGCAAGGATTGCATCCATTGTTGGCGCAAGAGAAGGATTTTATAATTACTTTGGAGAACAAGAAACATCCGGAAAATGTTTACAGTGGGTGAAAGACCACTTAGCCTTAGATGAAATAGATTTATATTTAGAAAAAAAGAAAATTACAGATGGTCCGGAAGCCATTTATGAAAGTCTGTTTGAGTTTATGTTTGATTCCATTAAAGACACAGATCCTGGCTCCAGTGGAGTGATTTTCACACCATGGCTTCATGGAAACCGTTGCCCTTTTGAAGATCCAAAAGCAAGAGGGATTTTCTTTAATATTAGTTTACATACAGGAAAAAGAATTCTCATTCGTTCTGTTGTGGAGGGAATCCTTTTTCACAAACGTTGGATCTTAGAACTCTCCAATCAGAAGGTCCCATCCTCAGATACCATTCGATTTGTAGG contains:
- a CDS encoding xylulokinase; protein product: MESGYILTYDIGTTGVKTCLFRMSQALELVTSASLEYSIQLFENGGAEQNPEDWWSSMKETTAQILTQSKIQPDSIQGISFCSQMQGLVLVDSKFQVVRPAMSYMDQRATREMKEGIVHGFKIEGINAIKLLLSLWITGAVAASVKDPIWKYKWVEKNEPEVFSKVKWWFDVKEFLIARCTNEAVMTRDSAFATFLYNSRVGKGNWSPLLCKLFGVRLDHLPKIVNSSDRVGGLTKEAAEYLGLKENISVFGGGGDASLIGVGAGAVTEGDTHIYAGTSGWISTVTKKRTVDIGARIASIVGAREGFYNYFGEQETSGKCLQWVKDHLALDEIDLYLEKKKITDGPEAIYESLFEFMFDSIKDTDPGSSGVIFTPWLHGNRCPFEDPKARGIFFNISLHTGKRILIRSVVEGILFHKRWILELSNQKVPSSDTIRFVGGVARSTFICQVLADITGKTIERVVHPENVGAMGAAAIVAYGLGMIPKFEDIKSMIPIQDKWIPNSKHKEIYDRNFKVFKNLYKSNQNNFAILNS
- a CDS encoding MFS transporter — translated: MSQNPPKLYAYRWVVLFAYIVITATICLQWLTYAPIARDAKEFYHVNPIQIDLLSLVFLGVFVFIAIPASYVIDTYGIKKGVGFGAILTGVCGSLKGIYAADYTIVLVCQIGLAIAQPFLLNAVTKISVLWFPIQERATAVALGTLAQFLGIILVMILTPILLQSGNTIPQVMMMYGVGSVISAILFLLLIKERPPTSPSTHGEDKELPFLEGLRFLWKGKDMRKILFLFLIGLGVFNAVSTCIDQICEIKGLNIDESGLVGGVMLIAGIIGGIIIPPISDKLQKRKLFLIIAMAGFLVGLSLFVLFQGFIFLLIGSIVIGFFLLGIGAPIGFQYCAEITSPAPESTSQGLLLLVGQVSGILFILGLNFFGMISFLYILLILSLVNFVMVFWLKESPFMKS